The Desulfurispora thermophila DSM 16022 nucleotide sequence GCCGGGTGCACCGGGGCAAAACCTGGCTACTGCCCCGGCGGTTGCCCTGCCGGAAGAACTCATCCGGGCGGTGGCCCACCACCTGCCCCGCCCGGTGCTCACACCGCGCCGGGCCTGGCAGGCGGCTTCCAAAAGTGTGCCCTGGGCCGAAGCGGTGGGCGAAATTTGCACCGAGTACGCCGCCCTGTACCCGCCCGGCATTCCCCTCATTATACCGGGGGAGGAAATCACCCCGGAAGTGGTGGAAACCATGCTTTGGGCGCAGTGCTGCGGCATAAACGTACACGGCCTCTCCGACCCCACCGGCCGTACCGTGCGGGTGATCAGTGAAAGATAACCGTCGACAGGCCGGGGCGTGCAATGTGCAAAAGCGAGCCCTGTGCGGAGCACCGGGTAACGGTACCTGGCGCAGCGTTGCGCTGTACCGGCGCTCCGCAAGTCGCTCGCTTTGGATAATTGCCATGCTAAAAAGATAGTGCTCGCAGTGGACGAGCGGGTGCGCCAATCCCGGGCGAGCCCGTCCGGAGCACCGGCTGCAGCACCCGGCAAGGTTGCGGCAGCGGGCCGGGAGGCGCGGACAGGACGTCCGCGCCAGCCCCGGTTGAGACAGGACGTCGAATCCGGGGCGGCCCGGCCCGCCCGCAACCGAGCCGCCGGTGCTGCCCGGTGCGCAGTTCGGGCGAGACCGGGATGCGCACCCGCCGGCATTCGGCCTAAAAGGCGAGCCCGGGATGCGTACCCGCAATAGACAAGTTTGCAATAGCGCGAGGGAACAAAATGAGCTTCTTCGTCTTCGAAGGCATAGACGGCGCGGGCAAGACCACCCAGTGCCGCCTGCTGGCCGAAGCACTGCAAAAAGATGGCCACCGGGTGGTCGCCGTGCGCGAACCGGGCGGCACCGCCCTGGGCGAGCAACTGCGCCAGATCCTGCTGGCCGGCGAAGGCCTGAAAATTGCCCCCACCGCCGAACTCTTCCTTTTTCTGGCCGCCCGGGCCCAGCTGCTCACCGAACGGATCCTCCCGGCCCTGTCCGGGCGGCAGGTGGTGCTGGCCGATCGCTTCACCACCTCCACCCTGGCCTACCAGGGCTACGGGCGGGGCATACCCCTAAAAGCGCTGGAAGATGCCATGTACCTGGCCGGCGGTCCCCTCACCCCCCGCCGCCAGTTTTTGTTGGACATCGCGCCGCAAAAGGCGCTGGAGCGCCTGGGGCCGGAGCGGGACCGGCTGGAGAGGCTGGGGGAAAGTTTTCTGGCCGCGGTGCGCCAGGGCTATCTGGAACTGGCCGCCCGCTGGCCCAAACAATTCGTGGTGCTGGATGCTACGCTGCCGCCTGCGGAGCTGCACCGGCGCATTTATGCAGAAGTGGGCAGAGTGCTGCGGGGGGAAGATTGGAATTAACTGGAAAAGATGGTGTGGGGGTGAAGGCATTGGCGCGAAAAAACAAGCGGGCGCAGGCCGGCGCGGCTGTTCCGGGGGAGAACTATGATTCTGGTGCGGGTTTAAAAGCGCCGGATGCCGGCGCAAAGACGCCGCAACTGGCCGCTGTGTACGGCCACCGGGCCGCGGTGCGGGCCCTGCGCGGCGCGCTGCAGCAGGAGCGGGTGGCCCATGCCTACCTGCTGGCCGGCCCGGCCGGGGTGGGCAAAAAAACCCTGGCCCGGGCGCTGGCCGCTGCGCTGCTCTGCCGCCACCCGCAGCAGGGCGATGCCTGCGGCCGCTGCGATTTTTGCCGCTACACGGCGGCGGGACAGCACCCGGATTGGCTGACAGTGCGCCCCCAGGGGGCCAGCATTAAAATAGAACAGTTGCGCCAGCTGCAGCATCAGGTGCAGGACGGGCCGCGCCTTTCCCGCCATCTGGCGGTGGTGCTGGAGCAGGCTGAAAAAATGACCCGGGAGGCGGCCAATTCGCTGCTTAAAATACTGGAGGACCCGCCGCCGGGAGTGGTTTTTATCTTGCTGAGCGAGAACCCGCGCCTTTTGCTGCCCACTGTGCTCTCCCGCTGCCAGCTCTTCCAGCTGGTCCCCCTGCCGCCCGAAGAGCTGCAGGTGGCGCTGGCCGAATTAACCGGCCGCTCCGGTGCGGAGCTGTCCGCTCTGGTTCTGCGCAGCGGGGGCAGTTTAGGACGGGCGCTGGAGCTGCTGGAACAGGGCGAGGCCGAGTACTGGCCGGTGGCTGTAAACCTGTGGCAGATTGTGCAGGATGGTGATATGGCCGCCGCCCTGGCCCTACCGCCGCCCCGGGAGGACCGCGCTTTCTGGGGTGAGGTGGCCGGGGCGCTGCTGCTGCTCTGGCGGGACGCACTGGTCTGGCAGCAGACCGGGCGGACCGATATGCTGCTCACCGCGTCCGGGCTGCACCCCCGCCTGGAGCAGGCCGTAAGGCGCTGGCCGCCCGTCCTGCTGTGGCGCGCCATGCAGCGCACCCGGAGCCTGGGTGCGGTGCTGGCCGGCGGGGCCAACATCCGCCTGGCCCTGGAGGCCTATCTGGGCGAATTGATTGAGCTGGTAATATTATGTCGGGAGTGATCCGGTTGGAACAACAGGTAGTGGGAGTGCGCTTTAAAAAAGCGGGTAAAATATATTATTTCGCTCCGGGCGAGATAGAGCTGCAGGTGGGGGACGGGGTGATTGTGGAGACCGCACGCGGTGTGGAGTATGGCGAGGTGGTGGTGGGTCCGCGCCAGGTGCCCGAGGCGGAGATCGTGGCTCCGCTGAAGACCGTGCTGCGCAAGGCCACGGATGAGGACAGGCAGCAGCTGGCCTTAAGCCGGGAAAAGGAAGCCCAGGCTTATCAAATCGCTTTGGAGAAAATTGCCGCCCACGGCCTGCCCATGAAGCTGGTGGGCGTGGAGCAGACTTTTGACGGCAACAAGATTATCTTTTATTTCACCGCCGACGGGCGGATTGATTTTCGCGAACTGGTCAAGGATCTGGCGGCGGTTTTCCGCACCCGCATCGAGCTGCGCCAGATCGGCGTGCGGGACGAGGCCAAAATGATGGGCGGCCTGGGCTGCTGCGGCCGCGAACTGTGCTGCGCCACCTGGCTGGCCGATTTCGAGTCGGTGTCCATTCGCATGGCCAAGGACCAGAACCTTTCCCTCAACCCGGGCAAAATTTCCGGCATCTGCGGCCGGTTGATGTGCTGCCTCAAGTATGAAAACGAGGTCTACGAGCAGGCGCGGGCCAATTTCCCCGAGGTGGGCAGCCGGGTGATCACACCCCAGGGCGAGGGCCGGGTGACGGTAATAAATATTTTCCGCAACACGGTTTCGGTGGAGTTAAAAGAAACCAAAGTGGTGCAGGAATATACCCGGGAGCAGATCGCTCCCAAGGGAGGGGTTAAGGAAGATGACACAGCCCCTGGGCCTGCTGCTGCGGCAGACCGAGATGAGGATGCAGGAGATATTGCAGGACTTCTCCAGGATTAAACGTTATGCCCAGTTGCTGGAGGAGGAGAACCAGCGCTTAAAAGAGGCCCTGGCCGCGCTGGCCCGGGGCGAGGGCGATGCGGCGGCCGGGGTGAACGGAGAGGCGGGCGGCCAGCTGGCCGCACTGTACCGGCAGGGGTTCCATGTCTGCCATGCGGCCTTTGGCGGGTTGCGGGAGCAGGAGTGCCTGTTTTGTCTGGCCCTGCTGCGGGGAAGCAGTCGTCAGACGTCGGACTTCGGCGGTCAGGAAAAATAATTATTGCTGCTTTGCGGCAGGGAAGCCTGTACTGGAAAAAACAATTATAGCATAAAGAGGTATGGTTGTTGTGACTGGTAGACCGAAGGCGGATACAGCCGCACCGGGTAGCGGCACGCTCTATTTGTGCGCCACGCCCATCGGCAACCTGGGTGACATAACTTTGCGCGCCCTGGAAGTGCTGCGCAGTGTGGATCTGGTGGCCGCCGAGGACACCCGGCGCACCCGCCAGTTGCTGGCCCACTACGACATCCACGTGCCTTTGACCAGCTTTCACGAGCACAACTGGAAGAGCAAGGGCCCGCAGCTGGTGCGGCAGTTGCAGGAGGGCCGCAGCATTGCCCTGGTTACCGATGCCGGCATGCCCGGCATTTCCGACCCGGGCAGCGAACTGGTGGCTCTGGCGGTTGAGGCCGGGCTAAAGGTGGTACCCGTGCCCGGGGCTACGGCGGCCATTGCCGCTCTGGTGGTGTCGGGCCTGCCGGCGGAGCGCTTTTGCTTTGAGGGCTTTTTGCCCGCCCGGGCGGCCGAGCGACGGCGGGCCCTCAAGGCCCTGGCCGGGGAAAGGCGCACGCTGGTCTTTTACGAGGCGGTGCACCGGGTGGACAAAACCCTGGCCGACATGCTGGAGGTGCTGGGCGACCGGCGTATCTGCGTGGCCCGGGAGCTGACCAAGCTGCACGAGGAGATCTGGCGGGGCACGCTGGCCGGGGCGGTGGAGTATTTCAGCGGCCGGCCGCTCAAGGGCGAGTTCACCCTGGTGGTGGAGGGGGCGGCGGATGAGGAGCGGCGAATGCTGGACACCGTTACGGATAACCGGGCGAATGTTAGTTTTACCTTGGGACGGCATGGGGCCGACACGCTGCCGGATGCGCGACAGATAACTGCCTTAGGACTGGCGGAAGACCCAGCGCCGACTGGTACGGCACAGGTGCCGGCAGCGCCATCCGCAGGTCGGGGATCGGTTCTTGCCCCGGTGGAAGGGGAGGCTTTGGCCCCTCCCGACCCGGTCCGCGCCCTGCTGCGGGAGCTTATTGCCAGGGGGCTCTCCCGGCGCGATGCGGCGGCCGAAGCCGCGCGGCAGCTGGGCCTGTCCCGCCGCCAGCTCTACCGGCTGGCGGCCAAGTTGAGCGGGGAAGAATAGATGACGGAATGAAAAATGAGGGACCGCTTTTTGTTGCGGTCCTTTTTCTTTGGGGAATTTTTAATTATAATCGCTTTTGGTCGAATACTGGAGGATTCTTTTTGTTTACTGTCGAAATCAACTAATTAAGTATAAAATTACATGATTGCCTGGGGAGGTTTGGCAATGCTGCAGCGCCAATTGCTAGTGGTTTTTTTAACCGGTGTGCTTTTGCTGCTTATGCTGGGGACTGCTGCCGGGCAGGAACTGGATACGGGTTCCGGTGCGCAGGATGGTTGGGTACAAGGCCAGGTTATTGTTAGATTTAAAAATGGTATGGCGCCAGGCACAAGGGCCTTGACGGCAAAGCGCCTATCCGGCTTGAAAGAAGAGAAGGC carries:
- the tmk gene encoding dTMP kinase — protein: MSFFVFEGIDGAGKTTQCRLLAEALQKDGHRVVAVREPGGTALGEQLRQILLAGEGLKIAPTAELFLFLAARAQLLTERILPALSGRQVVLADRFTTSTLAYQGYGRGIPLKALEDAMYLAGGPLTPRRQFLLDIAPQKALERLGPERDRLERLGESFLAAVRQGYLELAARWPKQFVVLDATLPPAELHRRIYAEVGRVLRGEDWN
- the holB gene encoding DNA polymerase III subunit delta' yields the protein MARKNKRAQAGAAVPGENYDSGAGLKAPDAGAKTPQLAAVYGHRAAVRALRGALQQERVAHAYLLAGPAGVGKKTLARALAAALLCRHPQQGDACGRCDFCRYTAAGQHPDWLTVRPQGASIKIEQLRQLQHQVQDGPRLSRHLAVVLEQAEKMTREAANSLLKILEDPPPGVVFILLSENPRLLLPTVLSRCQLFQLVPLPPEELQVALAELTGRSGAELSALVLRSGGSLGRALELLEQGEAEYWPVAVNLWQIVQDGDMAAALALPPPREDRAFWGEVAGALLLLWRDALVWQQTGRTDMLLTASGLHPRLEQAVRRWPPVLLWRAMQRTRSLGAVLAGGANIRLALEAYLGELIELVILCRE
- a CDS encoding PSP1 domain-containing protein gives rise to the protein MSGVIRLEQQVVGVRFKKAGKIYYFAPGEIELQVGDGVIVETARGVEYGEVVVGPRQVPEAEIVAPLKTVLRKATDEDRQQLALSREKEAQAYQIALEKIAAHGLPMKLVGVEQTFDGNKIIFYFTADGRIDFRELVKDLAAVFRTRIELRQIGVRDEAKMMGGLGCCGRELCCATWLADFESVSIRMAKDQNLSLNPGKISGICGRLMCCLKYENEVYEQARANFPEVGSRVITPQGEGRVTVINIFRNTVSVELKETKVVQEYTREQIAPKGGVKEDDTAPGPAAAADRDEDAGDIAGLLQD
- a CDS encoding initiation control protein YabA gives rise to the protein MTQPLGLLLRQTEMRMQEILQDFSRIKRYAQLLEEENQRLKEALAALARGEGDAAAGVNGEAGGQLAALYRQGFHVCHAAFGGLREQECLFCLALLRGSSRQTSDFGGQEK
- the rsmI gene encoding 16S rRNA (cytidine(1402)-2'-O)-methyltransferase, whose product is MTGRPKADTAAPGSGTLYLCATPIGNLGDITLRALEVLRSVDLVAAEDTRRTRQLLAHYDIHVPLTSFHEHNWKSKGPQLVRQLQEGRSIALVTDAGMPGISDPGSELVALAVEAGLKVVPVPGATAAIAALVVSGLPAERFCFEGFLPARAAERRRALKALAGERRTLVFYEAVHRVDKTLADMLEVLGDRRICVARELTKLHEEIWRGTLAGAVEYFSGRPLKGEFTLVVEGAADEERRMLDTVTDNRANVSFTLGRHGADTLPDARQITALGLAEDPAPTGTAQVPAAPSAGRGSVLAPVEGEALAPPDPVRALLRELIARGLSRRDAAAEAARQLGLSRRQLYRLAAKLSGEE